The nucleotide sequence CtaataaagcatttttgcagaattaGATGAAGCTGAAGTGAGCAGAGATGGGTTGAAACTTAATACAGAATATTTACACTTGAAGTCTTATGCTTTTAATATTGTGCAGAGAATTCATAAAAAATGggatgtatgtatgggtgtgGCTGACGAAGGACTGGAGAATGACTGACAAGTGATGAATCCCACTAAACTCCACCTTTTAATATCAGCTGCATAAAAAAGCTGTAGTCAGGAAAAGAAAATCGTTGCGTATCTCCTCAATGTAATTcctgcattgcattgaggataccaGAATTTTGTGAATCAAATTATTCACTTGTTTTCAgtaaattacaaataattttgacattgaggaaaaacctctcctgacctttttatAGTGAACATGCATGGTATTGGCATAATCAAGTTTGGTGTTTGGccttttataagaaaaagtttggaaacccctggtttaaagcattcaggcacaagaaactATAATTTGTAACTCTAATAAAGATgaattttactgaattatttttacaataaaagcTATGCAGCGATATAATATTTGatcattcaatttctgtacctgaatactgttagactccccagaaaaccataaagcactttttattttacttttatctcTGCTCTATTGCAGAGAATGTGCACACCGTCACCCGACAGATAGCGGACAATggagagactttggtgagcaaatcaatgcagattctgcttgactagtgtattcagagTTAAACTCCACTCTGTTATAAATGTAATTGTTCAtctttttattgcaataagttataattAAAAAGTTATGTTGCATTAGTTAACACGAttcaaagcaatgttttctacttatttttaaatattaggaaataaattaggaaattacccattgTAAATTTAGTGTAATATAGTTTGGTGTATTTGTCTGCGGCTCTTAATGATATTTGGTTCTTGGCTCTTCAtacaaaaagtttgggcacccttgctcAATTGTATTTATCTACGTTTTTAAtttgattataatataatatacaaaattcACTAAATGAATGAGCCTTTTTCTAAATAGAGCTGTTCAAGCCATCTGGTGAAGTTGTATTTATATGGCAGAAATATGAAATATCCTAATGTGCAATTTTATTTTCTCTAGTCCAACGGCTCTATCTGTCAGATGCCACAATCAGACAACAAATGGTGCTAATATAAGCTCAGAGTGATCTGTATTAAAAATTGAAAGGATATTACCATTATATTCGTCTTTTATGAATGATTCAAATATTGTTATCTGGGATGCAGCAGAAACGTGTGGCTTTTAATGTATGATATGACAAGAAAAGTGGTCATAATATTGACTATTGAGAGATTTCTCAATTCTATTGATTGAAGAGGCTTGGACCAGGAAACAGTATTGCATAGTCtcaacttaacaagcggataacctTTTTAGTATTATCATTTATGACGTAGAAGTTGTATAGGTTGGTGTGTTTCTCTTTTGTACAATCTCGGAAATGCCGTCTGCAGACAGATCAGCAGACATATCCAGCTCATAAGGCCTCCTCGTTGCATGAATCGATCAGTGCTTCCACTCTTCCACCGCTGTGTCTCCCTCTCCACATCTCCAATTCTCTTTCAGTTAAAAGGCGTAAGGCCCAACGTAGATAGTTAAGCGCAGGGCAGAGCTGCTGTGGTAGCTCATGAGTGGGTTGATAGAAACCATCTCGAGATCCAGCACATACTCTTGAGGGCCGTTGACGGCACGGGCCAGAACAAGCATGGCGCTGATGTTGTTGATTTGCTGAGGAACAAAACACAAAGTCATTTCAAATGTTGACACTGATTCTTTACATTAATGTTCCACGATTTATGATTATGCAAtgtaaaaaatcattttcaacaatcaatttgtgttgaaacaacatgaaggaagTTAATATGTTTAAGCTTTTTTACacatgtggattgaacataaaacaattaagttgtcttaaaataaaaccaggaatagtgttgttttaaatcattttaaataagaagtttaaACAAACAGTAAACTTAATTTTTTCGGTCTGTGACTAATCCTAGAATTCTGTGTACATTTCAagcattttgcatttattttccttcaactGTAATGACATGCAACGTTCAGTATGTAGAATGTACAGAATGCCTTATTAATGTAAAATGGAACTAGGAAAAAATGATTCAGTCACTAATTGTTGTTAAACTTTTTAAGCCATCACCAGAGTTGTTTTTCAGCACTTTGTGCATAAGATCAAGGTGTTTATCTCAAAATAGATGCCACAGGGCATATGTAAATGTAGGATTTTACGTAATTTGatcatatttttgtatttaaagtaAGTGTAAGCATAAATTTTGCTGAAATTTCTCAATATCAGAGTtcacaataacagagctgacaaaTAATTCATCTCCCATTATATATTACAAACATttttgtacaaataaataaaaaaagaacaataaaaaagcCTCAGTGCATTCtagagtgctttcacatctgtggttcggttgatttggtctggaccaaggtcaacaaatgatacattgtagcattgtTCTGCTGTTTTGGGGTCCTTTTCACACTACATTAATTGCTTTGTTtcaaaccagttgaaaagaaccgaaatgcagtcatgtgataaaaatccacatcactcattggccagatgtaaTTGAATGtgtttcctaaactgcttttggattggtcagaattaacgtgtgggaaaatgccaatgaggctcccacaagtaaacaaaccaatatacacaaaatgttgctttttactatggagggacgactgcactGGCTGATTCCTGGTCATAgaatactatatagtttgtatacatcactttagacaaacttggaaaacaatgttttaatgcattgcaaaaagAAAAGGCGCATTGCAAGTCatttcaggaggaggcgtgaattcattttgctaaactgcgacatggtcatcttccagaaatattaccaacgatccatcaggtcatgttttttcccctctttctctgtttaaaataattggtaaagtgctgtcaacaaacattttatatttccACACCCCATAAAATGGAACAGCACATTGGACTACgccagctggattagtccaaaaaggcggttgggtctgttttagttcggatcatgttcTTACCACAAACTAACCACTCCAGATATTTTTTAAGCGTACCAATACCAGCTCTTCAAGGAGGTCTCAGTCCACTTTTTTGTCCtcttttggtgcgcacttgagtgcgattgctacattcacaacCTGCCAAATCAAACCGCACCAAGAGAGAAAACAAACTCTACTgtgattcaaccaaactaaataaggcgggtgtaaaaacaccctagagcacaggtgtctaactcagttccaaaagggccacagctctgcacagtttagttccaaccctaattaaacacacctgatcaaactaattgagtccttcagaattgtttgaaacctacaggtaagtttgttggagcagggttggaactaaactgtgcagggcttcggccctccaggaattgagtttgacacccctgccctaaaggTTTTAACCAGAGGTTGTGAAATCAAGTCACATGCTATTTCTATCAGTGCTTTAAAAAAGACGGTGTGctgtattaaaattttaaatcagGATCTTACGTTCATATCTTttctaaatgatttaaatattggGATGGAGCAGAAACTATTACATTTGTggcttttaatgtgtgatatgacaaaaaaactattgtgaaaaaaaaaaaaaaaatatatatatatatatatatatatatatatatatatatatatatatatatatgtttcatgCATATGTTAATTTAACTGAGTagattaaacacacaaaaaagataaaATTAGACTTAATTATTTCATGATAATTGACACTAAATGTATGATTTGGGAGAGTTTCTAAGTTAATATTTATCTCTAAAGTATccctaaatatataaataaacatgattttatagagataacttattaaaaatgtattaattttcattttaattatacatTGCTTTAATATTAATTCCTGTAATAGTAAAGCTGAATTTTTGCATCATTCatgaaatcattctaatattctTTACAAACATAATAGCAGATTATTATGATCGTATCgaatttattacagtaataaATCCAGGTTCAAAAATGTGACATGGTATGTACTTGGGGCTGTTTAGATCACTGTATTAGCAAACAACATAAAATGCAAAGACTACCTGTATGTCAGTTTTCACAGCAATACAACAATGTTCCATATTAATTGATAATATATGGAAATGAGAATAAAATTGAACATACTCTGATATAGAAGTCTCCATTGTCATCTCCAGAGCGGATGCGGAAGGTGTTGTAGGCTCCAGGATAGACACTGGTGGCCTGAATCTGAAAGATGTCTGAAGGGACGGAGCGCTCTGATGTGATGCTCATGTAGCGATGGACAATAGAGTACGGCATGTCTCGACAGGCAGGCTTGGAGACTGGACACATGCAGCGACTGGAATGAAAAGAGAGgattagaaaatatttataatcACTAGTTTTTGCtccaattttttttattgatattatatttatattgtttttatgctTAAAACCCCTTTTTTGTCCTTTTTGTTGGGAAATATATTTCTATAGGAATcgtttaaaataaattgttgtgAATTTGCTAAAaaccaaaacataaaaaaaacacattttttaatttttgaggATTATGTTATGTGCAATAACAATGGAAtggcacaaggagaaagtactgaactactgaaatgtattaaatACTTTGTACAAAAGGCTTTAATAGTCTTTAATAATCTCGATGgatctgtgggtctcgtctatcaactCTGAGCTTTcgttattattttataatgaattcaggtcaggtgatCAGCTGGACTGTTCTGGCAGCTTTATTTCCTGAAACCAGGTTAGTTTCATTGGCAGGGATCATTTGGGATCATAGCCTGTTGAAGTTTTCACCCTGGTTTAATCTTCATCATTCTAGTAATGTAGGTttttggactgaagcagctaatattcatttacactgacgaGGGGCAGAGTTGCTttctaactactgagagattgCTATCTGGACTTTCTATGCAttttttacaccttcctttcttcatgtgttcaatactttttcctgcatcaattttctattttattacacatacagtgggggaaaaaGTATTCAacacttcatgttttttttttctggaaataaTATTTCCAGGCAATATTTCCTGTTGACAggaaattgaaccagattttggtaaaaacctaaaacaatacaaacataaaaattaaaaacaaagtaaatcagtatttttttatgtgtaataagaatagaacaatagaatgacacaactactgaaatgtatttaatgctttatataaaaggctttttggtgatgccagcttaaagacgcctctcatatggggAATGAAGTCatatgcattgctcaggtgtgagtttttcacagacttcaacagtgtaaaaatcatgatggttctgtgggtcttgtctgtcaaatctgatctttattttgtattttctattggattcaagtcaggtgattggctgggccattctacagcttgtttttctttctctgaaagcatttgagagtttccttggctgagTTTTGgctcattgtcttgctgaaatgtccactctggtttcatctttttcatcctgctaatgtagatgttggactgaagcagtgaACCATAATTTACAATAACGAAGATCTACTTAAGAACTACTGAGATATTTCAGTTGCTGTTtgggcttttactgcctttctacacctctctttcttcatgtgttcaatacttttttcctgtgtcatttcattttattacacataacttataactgtaatattaaactataatattaacgaataattgttttcttttcatatatggattttgttggttgttaccaacatctagtCAATAGCAACTTTAAACAtctgttttctaagaaaaatgttgacgtgttgaatacttatttcccccactgtaaccTAATTTCTAAAGAATTAGTTTTTGTTactgacatctggtgaaaatttcaacctttagaaatgttttctgagaaaattaGTGATGTTCAATACTTACTTTACTCCCTGGCATGCACATACAGTTAATACAAGTGCTTGTGGTGTACTGTACAATGTACTGACTGCACATTTAAGATAAGATATTAAACATCTAAGAATCTGTTGGTTGATGCTGCAATGGATGGGTATGGTTAACTAGAAACACCATCTACTGTAGTGAGGAAAGCTTTTGGGAGTTGTCTTTTAACTGTTAAAAACAATCACACATACACCTTAGATTGTCTTCCTGGCGGTAATAATTAAAAGCATAGTTTACACAAAAGAAATCTTTCTTTATAACAGGGTGTCCAAAATTTTTCTTATGTAGGGGCAACAACCAAACTTGATCGAGGCTAATGGGCCAAAGGCAAATATATGTGGGGTAATTTACCATAGGacatattcttatttatttaataatgtttagaaaatattgttttatattaacaacagcattatttttttacattttataatgaacctattacagtaaaaacagaacTAATTAAAAATGTCTAATGTATTGCAAAATTACACTAGTTTTAGCTTTGATTTGCTTGCTGAtatcttctgcatagtcctctattcATCGAgtaacagaatttacatttttaaaaatctgattcaattacatttaattgaaatatttaatttgagTTTGCTTtctttgtagctcagcaataaaacaaacaaaacaggttacgtcaaattagaaatgacgatctctgtgttaaaggcattcgccccaaccctctTCATCATACTTTGGGGACCTCTGCTTTAAAATTTAAGTGGTAACTCAATTGCTTCCAAACCTTCCCTTTTTTATATACttaagtttttattgattttttaggaatatatatatatatatatatatatatatatatatatatatatatatatatatatatatatatatatatatatatatatatatatacagttgaagtcagaattattagcccccatcaaatttttttcttcttttttaaatattttccaaatgatctttaacagagcaaggaaattttcacagtatgtctgataatattttttcttctggggaaagtcttatttgttttatttcggctagaataaaagcggttttacattttttaaacacaattttagggacaaaattactagcccctttaagctatttttttcttgattatctacagaacaaaccactgttatacaataacttgcctaattactcttaccggcctaggtaacctaattaacccagttaagcctttaaatgtcactttaagctgtttaagtatcttgaaaaatatctagtaaaatattatttactgtcatcctggcaaagataaaataaatcagttattagtaatgagtaattaaaactattatgtttagaaatgtgttgaaaaaagtttgctctctgttaaacagaaattggggaaaaaataaacaagcggtctaaaaattcagggggggctaataattctgacttcaactgtatgtatatatatatatatatatatatatatatatatatatatatatatatatatatatatatatatagacaaatcTATCCATTCCACACATGTAtatctatatacatacatatataaaattatttaacctaatcatgaaaataaaataataaatagaatacgtataaaatataataaaagtttgCCAAACATGTTCTCGCAATGATGCATAACCTCTAGAATtatgtaaatgttaaattatatatattatcttTATTATATTGTCATTGTGGAGAAAGGGGGGAAAAGCAGTCAATGATAAAAATATCAGTGGAAGTCATTGGCCTTTTCCCAACATTCATAACTATatcttccttttgtgttcaacagaagaaaaaatacttaaacaggtttgaaacaagttgaggataagtaaataatggcagatttttatttttgggtgaactatccctttaatatggaTCAACCAGACCAGCTTCCATAATAAACTAATAGAACATTTAGTCAACCTTTAAAGGGGGGCAACCTTACTAGTCCTATACTATGGTTTTCAACCCCCTCTGTCAACTTTTTGCATGACTGATGACTATGTTAGCTACAACTGTACCAGATTACACAAGAATGTTCCCCATATGTCCAGCAAATTGCAATCCATCTAGCCAGATATTTCTTCAGAAATGCCTGAGCACCTGTTATTCATTTAAAGCTTGTGGAAGTTTGCCGAAACACGCTCCAAGGCGCAGACTGAAGAACTGGACTGAGATTTGGAAAATTAAACTAGATGATTTGAGAAACCATGTCAAgtatgtttaaaaacaaacactatttaTGAGCAATTAATAAATCTTCGAAATTCCAACTGTGTGTGAAATAAATAGCCTGAAATGCGACTTACTTTTCAGATACTTGCATGTAGGGATCCTGACAGCTTTTGTTGTCAACACATTTGTGACCTCCATGAATGTTCACACAAGTCTGTCCCTCGGAGCACTGGTGAGCTCCTGTCTCACACTCATTTATGTCTAGATTGAAATAAGCAATGTTTCTTATATGCATGGACTGGAAGGCAGAGTGTGCTTGGAAAGCGTATTAAATTGAAGCAAACCTTGGCAGAGGCGAGTGCCCAGGAGCTGATAGCCTTCAGGACAAACGCAGGAGAATTTGCcatgctcattcacacactgataTTGGCACAGGTAGCTGGAGTAGCTGCACTCGTCTATGTCTGAAGATAAACAGTCAATGTAATCAGTTGCTCCAGTTTTTCATGAATACGTGTGGCTGTTTGTATTTGCTCCCGGCTTACCGTTACATGCGAAGCCATCTGGCCCGAGCTCATAACCCTGCTCACATCGACACAGGAACGTCCCGTATGTATTATAACACCTCTGACTGCAGGGGGCCCCCATACCACACTCGTCCACATCTGAACATAACACAACCAGAAAGCAGATGAGTTTATTATATGAAACTTTTAGAGGTCGAGAGTTATAATCAATGCAGCAAAACtggatttatttgatcaaatctACAAATACAATAGTAATACTCCTAAGTTgtatttcagtttaaaataacagttttctGTGCATGGTGAAAAATGAGAAAATTGTGATACTAAAGTCAGCGTGATTTGCACCATAGCAAGTGAAAAGGATGTTGGAAATTATATAACAAATAGGATGGGAATAGTAATAAGGTGATAACTGGCTTTAATGTTTACCgcgttttaacatttttatttaaaaaattttattcttttacactttttatgactattttatttagtttttagcccacgattcagcaaacatctgaaaaacaaatagcttatgTACCACCAGCATACAATCATTATATGGACCTGAAAAGTGCAGTGACATATTTTCTTTCAAAGAATAGAAATATATCCTGAATAGAAATAGAtataaaatctgtgtttttgagaTTAATAAAGATGGCAGAagtcaatgttttattttaatttcttagtTTGACAtctttactgttacaaaatatttgaaaggtttcttaaaatacaatatataatgttTAATTGGGTACaagttgtttttttacccagccatttaaaaagaacatattttagagcaataataaaaaataccttAGCGAAAATAGAGAAAATGAGGTCAGCTTATTTTAATTGGTTGCGTCAAATTTAACCAAAACACCTCGTTTAACATTTAACAGTTAAACATTTGATTTGTTTAAACTGTGAAAGATACAATGAGGgagatatttttttactttaaaatactgtaaaaggaGATTGCCTTTTCTATGCTTCTGGTTCAAAGGTTAATACTGCTCAAATGGAAAGAATGATCCCTTCTAACCTTTACAAAATGGCTTATGGACCTTTTACACCTATGACCTTAGAAAAATATATGATGTACTATAAGAGGCTTTACCaatatgttttatattatgtGCAAACCTGCTTTAGATCAGAAAAAAACATTACTCTTTATTAGTTATTTCAGAGAAGTCTTTCTGTCTGACTGTCTACAGTGCTcggcatctatctatctatctatctatctatctttctttctttctttctttctttctttctttctttctttctatctatctatctatctatctatctatctatctatctatctatctatctatctatctatctatctatctatccatccatccatccatccatccatccatccatccatccatccatccatccatccatccatccatccatccatccatccatccatccatccatccatccatccatccatccatccatccatccatccatctaatagAATTGAAAAGTATATGGGAGCAAAAGGGGAATTGTGGGTTGAGAGGGGGACAAGAAAAAAGGCAACAAATTACATGTGTTAAATGTTTCATGTCTATTTAATGAGAACAaagatattgtttaataaaatgtattcctGTGATTCAAACATTACTGCAGGCTTCAGTGTCATGTGATGCCTCATGAAGcattattaaaaattaagtttataaatattaaaaacggcgaggcagtggcgcagtaggtagtgctgtcgcctcacagcaagaagattgctgggtcgctgcgtggagtttgcatgttctccctgccttcgcgtgggtttcctccgggtgctccggtttcccccacagtccaaagacttgcagtgtaggtgaattgggttggctaaattgtccttagtgtataagtgtgtgtgaatgtgtgtgaggatgtttcccagagatgggttgcggctggaagggcatccactgcgtaaaaacttgcaggataagttggcattttattcgctgtggtgaccccagattaataaagggactaagccgacaagaaaatgaatgaatgatgaatgaaatattaaaaacacgatgactacttttttttttttattttagaaagaaATTGTATTCATTAACACAATAATGTGTTGCTAAATGCTGTTATTTTGTACTTTGAATTCTGAATTTATTAAACTCTTAAAAAGTCAAATGTATCGTGGTTTCCATAAGCGTATGAGGCAGAAGAAAGATTTGATATTAATCAGCACTAATATCAATGGTTGAGCACATATAATAAaccttaataaatattacaatgatttctgaaggatcatgtgacattgaAGACTGGA is from Danio rerio strain Tuebingen ecotype United States chromosome 14, GRCz12tu, whole genome shotgun sequence and encodes:
- the efemp2a gene encoding EGF-containing fibulin-like extracellular matrix protein 2a precursor (The RefSeq protein has 5 substitutions compared to this genomic sequence), translating into MRPGCVLLFCMCISVFLHRAISQPPTETDTYTECTDGYHWGSQTQHCKDINECETITEACKGEMKCFNHYGGYLCLPRSASVIPAAEPPNQIDPSLENRVSEPFNSCPPGFEPQQDSCVDVDECERDSHDCQPSQQCFNTEGSFSCQCPDGYRKVGTECIDIDECRYRYCQHRCVNVPGSFSCQCEPGFQLAGNNRSCIDVDECGMGAPCSQWCYNTYGTFLCRCEQGYELGPDGFACNDIDECSYSSYLCQYQCVNEHGKFSCVCPEGYQLLGTRLCQDINECETGAHQCSDGQTCVNIHGGHKCVDNKSCQDPYMQVSENRCMCPVSKPACRDMPYSIVHRYMSITSERSVPSDIFQIQATSVYPGAYNTFRIRSGDDNGDFYIRQINNISAMLVLARAVNGPQEYVLDLEMVSINPLMSYHSSSGLRLTIYVGPYAF